The Struthio camelus isolate bStrCam1 chromosome 32, bStrCam1.hap1, whole genome shotgun sequence nucleotide sequence TCTTTGGGCACCCCGAACCCCCCCCTTTGGGTGCCCCgaacccccccaggcaccccaacaCCCCCTCTTTGGGCACCCCGAACCCCCCCCCAGTACCCCGAACCTCCCCGGGTGCTCACCGGATGATGCGCCGCGTCCGGCCGCTCaggggctgcggggagcagggcgacccgggggtcccggccccctCCGACCTGGGGGCGCCGACGGGGTCACGCGGGGGGCGGGGGTGACTCCCGACACCCCCCGGCCCCGTCACTCACGGCTCcggctccagcgccgcctccggcTTCccttcaccctcctcctcctcctcctcctcctcctcctccgcgtcCACGTCGATGGGGGGCTCTGCAGGGGGGCGCGGGGTCAAGGGGGGACATgggacccccgccccccccaccaccacccctgccCCTCACCTCCGGGCTGCGGAGCAGCCGGCAAGTCCCGGAGCtgggccgtggggcagagccggaaACAACTGTTCACCTGCGGGGAGAGACGGGGTCGCCCGCAGCCCGACCCCCTCCCCGGGGagagagcccggacgcctgggccccccagcaggggagggggggcaccCAGACAAGTGGGTCCTCTGGGGGCAGGTGGGATGGagcggggccccccggacgcctgggccccgcagcgGGGGAAGAAcaggggtgcccggacacctgggccccgcagCAGGGGTGGGTGCGCAAGGAAGAacaggggcgcccggacgcctgggccccgcagcaGGGGTGGGTGCGCAAGGAAGAacaggggcgcccggacgcctgggccccgcagcaGGGGTGGGTGCGCAAGGAAGAACAGgggccccccggatgcctgggccccgcagCGGGGGAAGAacaggggcgcccggacgcctgggcccctcaccttGTTGGAGTAGACGGGGACGCTGGGGACGTCGGGGCCGAGGCGCAGGCACCGGCGCTTGGGCCGGGGtctgcgggggggcggcgggccggcgtcGTCGTCGCTGTcgctgctgccccgggggggcgaggcgggggccggggcgtctcctgcagcccccggccccacggccggccccacggccgccgcctcggcgcgcCCCGGCCGCACGCTGctctgggggggcacaggggtgAGGGcgctccggacgcctgggcccctgggggggggaggcaccgggacccctgggaccctgggggggaggtgggggggcaccgggacccctgggaccctgggggggggagcaggacccctggggggaggtgggggggcaccgggacccctGGGCCCctggagggttgggggggggtgcggggtaCCGGGACGCCTGGGaccctttggggagggggggggcaccgggacccctgggaccctgggggggggagcaggacccctgggggggaggtggggggggtaccgggacccctgggaccctttggggaggggggggcaccgggacgcCTGGGaccctttggggaggggggggccgggacgccggggcccctgggagGAGAAGGCGGGAACAGGgtcgccggacgcctgggcccccccgggggtcccggccccctcccccccggcccccccggtcgCCCCAGAACCAGACGCACCGGCTCCGTCATGGCGCCTCAACCGCTCCTCTCTCCCCATTGGCCGAGCGCCCCCCACCCAGCTCCGCCCCCCTCACGCTCATTGGCCGgagcggccccgccccctccctgccgCGGGGGCTTCTGGGAAACGTAGTgcgaggggcggggccaggccgctgggggcggggctacggggcgctgggagcactgggagaacTAGGagaactgggggcactgggagaactgggagcactgggggaactgggggcactgggggaactgggggcactgggggaactgggagaactgggggaactgggggcactggcagcactggggacactggggacactgggagaactgggagcactgggggaactgggggcactgggagaactgggggcactgggggcactgggggaactggggacacTGGcagcactggggacactggggacactgggagaactgagggcactgggggcactgggagaacTGGGAACACTGGGAGGACTGGAGATCCggatactgggagcactgggatctggacactgggagcactgggagcactgggagcactggggatcTAGACACTGGGAGCAGTGAGAGCACTGGGGTCCAGAGactgggagcagtgggagcactgggagcagtgggagcactgggagcactgggaggactggggatccggatactgggagcactgggatctggacactgggagcgctgggagcactggggatctggatactgggagcactggggtccggacactgggagcactgggagcactgggagcactggggatcTAGACACTGGGAGCAGTGAGAGCACTGGGGTCCAGAGactgggagcagtgggagcactgggagcactgggagcactggggatccaggcactgggagcactggggtccggagagtgggagcagtgggagcactggggatctagacactgggagcactgggagcactggggtccggacactgggagcactgggagcactgggagcactgggagcactggggatccagatactgggagcactgggatctGGAcactgggagcagtgggagcactggggatctggacactgggagcactggggtccctgtcggcagccgcccccccccccccgggccggccctgcccggacgcctgggtccccggccgggggggggggggggggcggcaggtgccgggaTGCCGGAGCCCCCCtcaaggaggggcccaggcgtccgggcgctatATTTAGCCCCGCTCCCGATAAGGAAGCTCTGCGGGGACCctcaaggcggggggggggcaggcgtccagggggcccaggcgtccgggggggcccaagAAAGGCGCTGCCGGCGGGGGCTATTTTGggcccagccccccccgcccccccccccgcagccatAAAAcccggccggagccgccggccccaGGCGCCGACCCCCAACTGCCGCCATGGTGAGTggggggctgcggccccggccccacggccacccccgggacccccagacccccccggcaccccccacaGACCCTCACGTCCCCCTAaagaccccccgggaccccccgagaCCTCCAGGTCCCACCAGATCCCCCCCAGAGACTCccgaccccccgggacccctcagagaccccagggacccccccagggaccccccaggaccccccagagaccccctagagacccccggggacccccctaCAGACCCCAGATCCCTCCATAcaccccccagagacccccaggTCCCATCAGACCCCCCCAGAGACTCCCAGCCCCATAGGCATCCCCCAGGGACCCTTGGATCCCTCCAGAGACCCCCCCTaggcctccccagccccataaggaccccccagggacccccagatccccccagggctcccccaggacccccagccccatagggaccccccccagggacccccagatcCCCCTAGGGACCccagggccccccagccccccccagccccatagggacccccatggaccccacagcccctgctggggACCCCCGGTCCCCTtgggcgcccgcggccccccgccccgcgggcgccccagtgagcccccggccccctgcccccccaggcccccaagAAGGCGAAGCGGCGCGCGGCCGAGGGCAGCTCCAACGTCTTCTCCATGTTCGACCAGACCCAGATCCAGGAGTtcaaggaggtggggggggcccggacgcctgggtcccttttggggggggggcccggacacctgggtccctcttgggcgggggggagcccagatgcctgggtccctcttggggggggcctggacgcctgggtccctcttggggggggggagcccggacgcctgggtccctcttggggggggcccggacacctgggtcccctcttggggggggggggagcccagatgcctgggtccctctgggttggggggggcaggatgcctgggtccctcgggggggagcaggacacctgggtcccccttgGGGGGggagcctggacgcctgggtccccttgcAGGGGGgcaggatgcctgggtcccctccagactggttggggggtgggggaggcgcccggacgcctgggtccctctgggtggggggggaggcgcccggacgcctgggcccctccggcaTGCAGCACCTGTCCCAAGGCCAGGGATCGGGTGACGCCTTGAGGccgagggggggggaagaacagctgcggggggggggagccccctTCCCATGAGCCTTTGCAGTGACCTtcatcccccccatccccccccccaggccttcACGGTCATCGACCAAAACCGGGACGGCATCATCGACAAGGATGACCTCAGAGAGACCTTCGCTGCCATGGGTAGGGCGGGGCCTGGCAGAGGGGGAGGGGCCTGGCAGATAGGGAGGGGCCTAAGGGAGGGGGTGGGGTCTGGGGCGGGgccttgggggagaggggaggggctCAGGGCTCAGGGTCCTAGCTGAAGGGGGAGGAGCCTACAGTGAAAGGGGAGGGGCTTGTGGAAATGGGAGGGGCTTAGAGGGAAGGGGTGGGGCTAAAGGGGAAGTGGGGAGGTGCCTATAGATAAATGGGAGGGGCCTAGGGAGAATGGGGAGGAGCTTAGGAAAAGGGGAGGGATTTAGGGAAGGTGGGGCGGGGTttagggaaggggaggaggggctCCGGGAAGGGGAGGGGtcgaggggggaaggggaggggccTAAGGGGAGGGGCTGTGGCCACgcccccatcccgtgtccccccccacgaccccccccaGGGCGGCTGAACGTGAAGAACGAGGAGTTGGAAGCCATGATCAAGGAGGCCAGTGGCCCCATCAACTTCACCGTCTTCCTCACCATGTTTGGGGAGAAGCTCAAGGGTGAGGAGATTCCCCTCCCTCCTCAAATCCGTGATCCCCCCCATGGCTCCCCCagacccctgtgaccccccccgtgatcccctgtgtcccccccgtgGCAGGTGCGGACCCTGAAGACGTCATCATGGGGGCATTCAAGGTGCTggaccctgatgggaagggctcCATCAAGAAGAAGTTGTGAGTGTGGGgaaaagccggggggggggggacatgggttTGACATAGGGACATGGGCAGACATGGGGCTATGGGGgtcatggtgggacatggggtgACATGGGGACATGAGGGTGACATGGGGCTATGGGGGgtcatggtgggacatggggggggTGACATGGGGACATGAGGGGGGACGTGGGAGGATATGGGTAGACATTGGGCTATGGGGGTCATGGAGGGATCTGGAGAGACGTGGGGATCTGgatggacatgggggacatgggtgGATAAGGGGACACAGGGTgtcatggggacatgggggggggcgTGAGGCTCTGGGACgatatggggggacatgggaggccgtagggacacggggacaggggcaggacgtggggggacacggggaggggggggcagcaggtctcagccctgctctcccccagcctGGAGGAGCTCCTGACCACCCAGTGCGACCGCTTCACCCCCGAGGAGGTGAGCGATGACCCCCCCCGgaccctgagcacccccacccaTCCTCCACCCCCCAAGACCTCGAAATGCCTCCTGGGGACCCAAAATACCCCCCCTGATGACCCTAAATACCCCCTGGGGACCCTAAGATCCCCAGACCCTAAATACCTTCTCCTTGAGACTCTAAACTGCTCTTTTCTGACCCTAAATACTCCTGGGGACTCCCTAAGCCCCCCCCGGGATCCCCAATGCTCCCCTAggaccccaaacaccccccaggaccccacccCCCCTAAGAGCCCCTACTGCCCCCATGGGAGCCCCGACACCCCTGGgatccccccacctccctccaggacccccaaatcccccgctgggagccccccaacacccctggaacccccccccagccccatccctgtccccagagagggcagtttggggtgtccccgcccccagccctggaTGACCCCCCCCCATGGTGCCCCCGCAGATCAAGAACATGTGGGCTGCCTTCCCCCCCGACGTGGCCGGCAACGTGGACTACAAGAACATCTGCTACATCATCACCCACGGCGAGGACAAGGAGGGCGAGTGAGAGCCCCcatgccggacgcctgggccctgtccCTCCCGCCTGcgccccccaccctcccccggacacctgggtccccacctgggtgccccccaccccgaccccgaTGCCTCTTCCTTGAGTCTTAACCCATTGGGAATAAAGTGTCTCTTTTTTCACCCACTGGCTCGGGGGGGAGCAGACCCCGATTTGGGGGGACACCATGAGACAGGTGACGGGGGCAAGGTTGAGGGAGAGTTTATTGGTGCCGGGTGCCTGGGGAGGACCCCAGGATGAGGATCAAGGTCCTCCGGGGTCTCCAGGGGGGTCCCTCCTCAAGGAATGGGCCCAAGGACCCCAGGATGAGGCTGGGACTTCACCTGGGGAAGGACTTGGGGAGGTCCCTTCTCCATGAGACAGGGCTGGGACATCCCCGGGCTAGGGACTGAGGTCCCCATAGTCCATGGATTGAAGccggggggtccccaggggtctAAGATGGACCTCAGAGTCCCTGGGCACCTCAGGACGCCCCCGGGGAGCCCAGGATGGAGATCGAGGTCCCCGGGATCGGGGCAGGGACGTCCCTGGGCACCTCAGGACgcccccagggagcccaggaTGGAGATCGAGGTCCCCGGGATCGGGGCAGGGATGTCCCTGGGGAACCTTGTTATGAAGATGGAGGTCCCTGTGGGCCCTTCTCCATGGGTCAAAGCTGGGACATCCCCCAAGACCCCAGGGCAGGGACTGAGGTCTCCTCTCAGCCCCACATGTCGGGACTCAGCgggggccgtcgccgtccccaggGAGGACGCGGAGGGAGAAGTCGAGGGCCGGGGCGCTCTGGGTGAGGCTCCCCATGGAGACGACGTCAACGTGGGGCCCCAGGAAGTGGGGCAGGTTGGTCTCGCTGATCCCGCCGCTGGCCTCCACCGTCACCCTGGGGTGGGCAGCCTtcaccgctgccgccgccgcctgcagcgcctggggagggggcagcactGGGGCAGCCCCatcccgccccacggccgcccggCCCATGCCGTGGCCACCCCAttctgccccacggccaccctgTCCCACGCTGTGGCTGCTCCAacctgccccatggctgccccatcccaccccatggccaccctatcccatcccaccccacggctgccccatccCATGCCATGaccaccccatcccaccccacagctgccccatccCACGCCATGGCCACCCCATCCCATCtcaccccatggccaccccacCCCACACCATGGCCACCCCATCCCACGCTGtggccaccccatcccatcctgccccatggccaccccatcccaccctaTGCCGTGGCTGCCCCATCCCGCCCTGGGGCTCCCCGCTACCTCCGGGCCAAAGTTGTCCAGCATGACGATgtcggcgccggcgccggccgcctccAGGGCCTCGGCCGCGGAGCCGCACTCCACCTCCAGCCTCAGGGCGAAGCCGGCCACCCGCCGGGCGTCCCGCACCACCTGGAGCatggcgggacccaggcgtccgggggcacCCACGGCAGCCGCCCCAGGGGTcctgcccgccccagccccaTGGGGGTGGAGCCGCCCCGTCCCGCAACCCCCCCAGACCCAAGGTTGCCCCCCGGCACCTCCAAACGGACCCAGGGTTACGCCAGTCGTTTGCGCCCCAGGGCCGGTGTTACCCCTGTTCGGCCCCAAAACGCACCCAGAGTTGCCCCCACACAGCTGCACCCCAACCCGGGATTACCCCAATTCAgtcccaaaagggacccagggtTGCCCCTATTTGGCCCCAAAATGGACCCAGAGTTACCCCTGTTCAGCCCCAAAATGCACCCAGAGTTGCCCCCCTTCAGCCCCAAAACAGATCCAGGTTTGCCCCCCTTCAGCCCCAAAGCTGGACCCAGGGTTGCCCCTATTTGGCCCCAAAATGGACCCTGGTTTACCCCAATTCAGTCCCAAAACGCACCCAGGGTTGCCCCTGTCCAGCCCCAAAACGCACCCAGGGTTGCCCCTATTCGGCCCCAAAATGGACCCCAATGTACCCCAATTCAGCCCCAAAATGCACCCAGAGTTGCCCCCCTTCAGCCCCAAAACGCACCCAGGGTTGCCCCCACGCAGCTGCACCCTAGACCCAGGACTACTCCTATTTGACCCCAAAATGCACCCAGGATCACCCCTGTTCAGCTCCAAAACGGATCCAGGGTTGCCCTCCTTCAGGCCCAAAGCCGGACCCAGAGTTGCCCCAATTCGGCCCCAAAATAGACCCCCAGTGTACCCCAATTCGGCCTCAAAACGCACCCAGGGATGCCCCTGTCCAGCCCCAAATCCAGACCCAGAGCCGCCCTTCTGGGGCCCTGGCTCGGCCCCAgagccgcccgccggccgcccccccagGGCCGTGGGTCAGGGCGCCCCGGGGGTACCTGGCCCAGGGGGACCCCGGCCGCCAGCAGATGGttgtccttgagcatgacggtgtCGGCCAGGCCGTAGCGGTGGGGGTGGGcgcccccggccaccagcccgtACTTCTCCACCAGCCGAAAGCCCGGCGTCGTCTTCCGCGTCCCGGCCACCGTCCCtggccaccccgcggcccgggccagccccacggcccgggcggccgccgtGGCCACCCCGCTGCAGCGGCCCAAGCAGTTGAGGGCCACCCGttcgcccagcagcagcccggctCCGGGACCCCGCACCTCGGCCACCACGGCCACCGGGGTCACCGGCGAGCCCTCGGCCACCCGCCGGGCCACCGTGCACCCTGTCTCGGCCCACACCGCCTCGGCGAAGGGCAGCCCCGCCAAGACGCCCGGCGACTTGCAGAGCAGCTGAGCCCGgcacggcgcccgccccacggccaGGGCTGCGTAGTCGGGGCCCGGCGCGTCCTCCTCCAGCCAGGCCTGGGCCAGGGcccggagccggggggccggcagcagcggggaCAGGTCCGGGGGgctgcccatggcccaggagcCTGCGGAGACCATAGAGCGCTGCCCAAGACGTACCAGAGGGGCTGGCAGGGTGGCGCCGCCATCTGGTGGGGCCGTAGAGTGCTGCAGGCCCATCGCGGCCCCATAGAGACCCTCTGAGCACCGGGGTCCTGCTCCACAGAGACCCTCAGGGTGGGCCCTGCCCCATAGAAACCCTCTGGGCACCAGGGTCCTGCCCCAGAGAGACCCTCGGGGTGGGCCCTGCCCCTTAGAGACACTCTGGGCACTGGGTTCCAGCCCCACAGAGGCCCTCGGGGTGGGCACTGCCCCAGAGAGACCCTTTGGGTATTGGGGTCCTGCCCCAGAGAGACTCTCAGGGTGGGCCCTGCCCCAGAGAGACCCTCTGGGCATTGGGGTCCAGCCCCACAGAGACCCTCGGGgtgggccctgccccacagagacCCTCTATGTCACTCCCTGCCCTATAGAGACCCCCTGCAGCAGTCCAGCTCGTGGAGACTCCTCCTGTCTGCTCCCTGCCCCATATCTCCCCCCTCACCCCGTGCCCTGGGGTCCTGCCCCACATTGgtccctgccccatagctgcccccacGCACCGGAGCCCTGCCCtacagctgccccacggccccctcccctccccccgctcctggacgcctgggcccatggCAGCCACctccggccgggctgggggagcaAAGTCCGCCCCGAACCCGCCACGTCTGCctggcccccccgcccccgtccgAGACCCCCAAACCGGGCCCGGACCCCCATGCTGGGGGGGATTGGGGTTCACACCTGGGGGTCACGCCTGGGGGTCACGCACGGGGGTCCCCACTGACCTGCTGAGCCGGGAGCTGGGGGGTGAACGTAgccgccggggggctggggggtgggatCAGCCCCACGGCACCGCCCTGGGGCGGGGACCCCCGCTGCGAATCGCAGCAGGGAGACCCAGGGGGCTGCACCCCGATATGGGGTGAGCTGGGGGGCTGCATCCAGCTGTGGGGCGACCTGGGGGGCTGCACCAGGCTCTGTGGCAACCTGGGGGGCTGCATCCCAATATGGGGTGACCTGGGGGGGCTGCATCTGGCTATGGGGTGACCCGGGGGGCTGCACCCCGATATGGGGTGACCTGGGGGGCTGCATCTGGCTGTGGGGCAACCTGGGGGGGGCTGCACCCCAATATGGGGTGAGCTGGGGGGCTGCATCCAGCTGTGGGGTGACCCGGGGGGCTGCACCCCATAGCTGGGGCCCCCCACATAGCTGGGGCCCCCCATCGCCCCCCAGCACCGACCCCCTCGGAGGGGGTGGGGCATTTCTATCCAGCCCCTTCCCAGCTCCACCCCCcagccctggctccaccccccgCTCTGGCGGCTGATTGGCCAGCTGGCACCCTGCCCCCTCAGCTGGTTCCCACCCCTGGATTTGTGAAtggagctgctgcccccccccccatctgcctCTTCCACGGTCACGCGTGTCCCCATGACCCCACCACCACGTGTGTCCCCATGTCCGTCCTCAGGGCCATGTGTCCTCCCACACACATGTCCTCATGTCCCCGCCACCACGTGTGTCCCCATGTCCATCCTCAGGGCCGTGTGTCCTcccacacgcgtgtccccccaTGTTCCCATGACCCCACCACCATGCGTGTCCCCGTGTCTGTCCCCATGGCCATGTGTGTCCTCCCACACACGTGTCCCTGCGTGTGTCCCCACATGCCACGGGGGCTGCGCGTgcccccctgcccgctccccccggcgaggcaggagccgggctggcgGTTTCCCTTTAATGGCAATAAATAAGCGGTGCcagggggcagcccc carries:
- the MYL11 gene encoding myosin regulatory light chain 11, whose translation is MAPKKAKRRAAEGSSNVFSMFDQTQIQEFKEAFTVIDQNRDGIIDKDDLRETFAAMGRLNVKNEELEAMIKEASGPINFTVFLTMFGEKLKGADPEDVIMGAFKVLDPDGKGSIKKKFLEELLTTQCDRFTPEEIKNMWAAFPPDVAGNVDYKNICYIITHGEDKEGE
- the QPRT gene encoding nicotinate-nucleotide pyrophosphorylase [carboxylating]; protein product: MGSPPDLSPLLPAPRLRALAQAWLEEDAPGPDYAALAVGRAPCRAQLLCKSPGVLAGLPFAEAVWAETGCTVARRVAEGSPVTPVAVVAEVRGPGAGLLLGERVALNCLGRCSGVATAAARAVGLARAAGWPGTVAGTRKTTPGFRLVEKYGLVAGGAHPHRYGLADTVMLKDNHLLAAGVPLGQVVRDARRVAGFALRLEVECGSAAEALEAAGAGADIVMLDNFGPEALQAAAAAVKAAHPRVTVEASGGISETNLPHFLGPHVDVVSMGSLTQSAPALDFSLRVLPGDGDGPR